ctgtgtgggtgcgtgtgtgtgtgtgtgtgtgtgtatgtgtgtgggtctgtgcgtgtgtgtgtgcgtgtgtgtgtgtgtgtgtgtgtgtgtgtgtgtgtgtgtgtgtgtgtgtgtgtgtgtgcgtgtgtgtgtgtgtgtgtgtgtgtgtgtgcattgttcatgtatatatgtataatagtgcATATGCATGGACATCTAAGTCACTAGGATCgggaaatggagataaaaaacacggaaataaaaaagtaaagaaatatatttgtgaatctgaacatatacaatatattcgaaaggataataacaaggattattAAGTGGATGAGCACAATGGAGAGAAAATGAATCGTTTCGAAAAGAGAAcagggaagaaaaagatggataaatacaaatgaatagagagaaagtgacagatggAAGAACAGGAAGATGATTAAGTTTTAAGCTCGGAGATAAAACGTGACGAAATGAATGAAGGgaatgagaaataatgataacggcgATGAATGGAATACGGTGATAATGGCTATAACTGGAATAACGCTGATGGTAAGTGGAATAACGACGATGGAGATAAACGCGATGACGATGATGCCGGCGCCCAAGGCCTCCCGCCGCCCCTTAGCGACACCCGCAGCTCTTGGCAACCATGTCGGGGTACTGCTTGAGGACAACGTTGTTCGCCTCGTCGTAGTACAGCAGGGAGATGGCCTCGAGCTGGGTGGGGACGCAGCTGGGGCCGCGACCTCTGCCCTGGAGCTCCCGACGGAGGGCGGCCACGACGGCGTGGTTGGTGGCGGTGTTGtgggactggagggggaaggtgcAGCGGCCGTTGCAGGAGCCCGCCTCGTAGCCTGGGGGAGGAGAGGCATGTTAGTGTGTTAGATATATGTCGTGTTAtggatgaatatacatgtattctGCTATTTGTAGGTATGCCATTTATTGTTATGATCTGCATATCATGTTCACCCTTTGTGCGGATAGACTAGTCATTTAAGGATGCATATATTGGATTCGggatgtgtttttttctgtagACATGATATTGAGGATGCATTTTTTTTGTGCATGTTAGTGGTTTGTTGTTGTCATGGGACTCACCCGTGGGAGCGATGATCCAGGAGTTCCATCCGATTTCCCTGAAGTTGACGTACATGGAGCGCAGCTTACAGGCCTTCTTCCCGCGGCCCTTCTTGTTGGCGCCGTGAGCACCCCTCCGCACGCGGCTCCCGGAAGCCTCCTCGTTGAAGTAATCCTCGTACAGTTCGTCTTccacgtcttcttcctcctcctcctccacttcctcgtcCTTCTGGAGGCCCTGTGGCGGGTAGGAGAGCTCCCCTCGGGAGGAGCAAGCCGAGGTGTCGTCCCAGGCGACCATGAGGGAAGCCTCCCACTTCATGCCGCTGCAGCCAGCGTCCTCCTGCGAAGGGGAAAAGGGCCAGTCAGTTTCATTCATCGTCAGCATTAACAAATTGGCATAccattgattaatatatataagaaacgtaTTGCGAAGGATAATGATCTTACCCGGAGGTGCTCGGTGCCGGCAAAAGCGTTGGCGACGTCAGCGAGAGGCCGGACTGTGACCGCGACGCGAGGGCCGCTCCCGTTACTCCACGCTTGGGCCTCAGCTGTGACGTCAAACACGGCGTCTTCACCCTCGGCAATGAtctgggcagagagagaaaaggacgtgTTATATGATTTAAAAATCTCAATGCTTCTGGTGTTTCTCATTCATGTATGAAGTGAAAATCTCTTTGTCATTGTTTTGTGAATCTGGGATAACGCGTCCGCACTGCATAGATCTGGCAGCAAAGAATTAACAAGGGAGCGAAGTGACGGACGCAACGCATCTGCACTCATAAACAAAGCATTAGTAGGCACGTGTTTCGAACGCCACCCATGTAGTAAGCACGTGTTGCTGATACAATCCATGTGTGATGACAAACACAAGGTTGTCCTCATGTATTTATTCATCGGTGTGTGACTCATACTGACACTCACTGAATCCTGACGAGTGATACAGGCTGACGACAGGAGGTGCCACAGCGTATGACAAACCCGGAGTGGAAAAGTTACAGGATCCCTTTTTTGACAGCTCGTtatcagaataaaaaaatgacagtTCAATAAAGTCTTTGTCCGGCCCGCTTTTTGAATATAAGATTTTACGCGCTATTAATAAAATCGCTATCTTCTTTGGGAAGGACAAAATCGTGCAAATAATCCCAAACAACGAGGATCACCAAAAGGAGGACCTCAGCGCAAAAGGGGCATCCGGCCCGATACCATCTACATATTCCTTTGTGGGtttcgatccccccccccccctgtgagtCACATGCGCTTATACATCTCCGAGAATGGATTAATGCTTATATGAATCGTATTTTGGCAGTGAATGTGTACGGCGCTGGGGTGAGCAACGAGTGCAGCTGAATGAACCAATGTCCTTTCCTCAATCGAAAATCAGCTCAGAACCGCGTTTGCCTCAAGTATCGTACTGTTAGCTAAATGGCTCAGCGCGCATGCAGGATCGGATTCCATTTGGTTCACGAATGGGGTTCagggaaagggttaaaaaaacaaaagcaagccTCACCTTCTTCCGCGGGGCAGTCGTGTTGTCCAGAAAGGCCAGCGTGACCTCAAGAAGGGCGGCGGTGTGTGGCTGGTGATGGTGCTGGCTCTTCTTGTGGGCGTGCTTGTTGTGGGCGGTCTTCCTCTTGTGCTTGTGGGCGGCTTTGTGCGGGAGTTCGACATGGAGGTGAGCAGACTGGAGGCTGTGACCGGCTTCCTCCCCGCGGCTGAGGTCGAAGAAGATCTCTTGGGCGTGGCAGCCGGCGGAGAG
The sequence above is a segment of the Penaeus vannamei isolate JL-2024 chromosome 31, ASM4276789v1, whole genome shotgun sequence genome. Coding sequences within it:
- the LOC113807336 gene encoding univin, translated to MSALIGYCDLTTITRDFDLSAYTSQECIALGISHDFGLSVGGAQGLLSFETWGHRLRLSQALPSQVISSGGTLPGQSLGANMSSTIITLVSLAIMASHVIHASPVTYYRFPIHVNTVNIANNVIQSRVSQRDVFGESKTLSGGADSVVSSLDLPLPEVSSSVKQKRSRHSSSEVRIPDSVAETRDLDSSNSDYEDDLHYDDHPAADDYPAQDDYPAHEDHLGHEGVRAKLLAAMGLSSAPSLQHGTGRGRHVPEYMWSMYRQLVSSPASCSNTAFVSIPNLFGDLSAGCHAQEIFFDLSRGEEAGHSLQSAHLHVELPHKAAHKHKRKTAHNKHAHKKSQHHHQPHTAALLEVTLAFLDNTTAPRKKIIAEGEDAVFDVTAEAQAWSNGSGPRVAVTVRPLADVANAFAGTEHLREDAGCSGMKWEASLMVAWDDTSACSSRGELSYPPQGLQKDEEVEEEEEEDVEDELYEDYFNEEASGSRVRRGAHGANKKGRGKKACKLRSMYVNFREIGWNSWIIAPTGYEAGSCNGRCTFPLQSHNTATNHAVVAALRRELQGRGRGPSCVPTQLEAISLLYYDEANNVVLKQYPDMVAKSCGCR